In a single window of the Candidatus Melainabacteria bacterium genome:
- a CDS encoding SRPBCC domain-containing protein: MLTAITTNKTANSLKIQRTVNAPVQRVYKAWTDPTQMQKWFGCEYVTDISVSQNLAVGGNYKICMTTAPDGVVVTVHGAYKEIVPNRKLVYTWNSDSTEYPASDTLISVEFISRGSATEIVLEHTNFALEKSVEGHAIGWTAAFTKITDLVEAG; the protein is encoded by the coding sequence ATGCTGACAGCAATAACGACGAATAAAACTGCCAATTCACTTAAGATCCAACGCACGGTGAACGCTCCTGTTCAGCGCGTCTACAAAGCCTGGACCGATCCTACTCAGATGCAAAAATGGTTTGGCTGCGAATATGTCACCGATATCTCAGTTTCTCAAAATTTAGCGGTTGGCGGCAATTACAAAATTTGCATGACGACTGCTCCAGACGGTGTTGTCGTCACTGTTCATGGTGCATACAAAGAAATAGTTCCCAACAGGAAATTGGTGTATACATGGAACAGTGACTCGACTGAATATCCAGCGAGTGACACTTTGATATCTGTCGAATTTATTTCAAGAGGTTCTGCAACCGAGATAGTTCTCGAGCATACCAATTTTGCTCTGGAAAAATCAGTGGAAGGACACGCAATCGGTTGGACTGCTGCCTTTACCAAGATCACCGACCTGGTCGAAGCTGGTTAG
- a CDS encoding VOC family protein, producing the protein MVNAKSTIPVGLSTVTAFLTVKDVRKAVAFYKRAFNAQEISVMEIDGRVMHGQIRIGNSAIYMGEECAEMNKLSPESRGFATSSLYLYVDDVDAAFAQAVDAGCNVCMPVSDMFWGDRYGHVTDPFGQEWSIATHKEDLSPAEIEAKFRQMSMACSNK; encoded by the coding sequence ATGGTCAATGCGAAAAGCACAATTCCTGTCGGCTTAAGTACAGTCACAGCGTTTTTGACGGTAAAGGACGTGCGCAAAGCTGTAGCGTTCTACAAAAGAGCATTTAATGCTCAAGAGATTTCCGTTATGGAGATTGACGGGCGCGTTATGCACGGGCAAATTCGAATCGGAAATTCAGCAATCTATATGGGTGAAGAGTGCGCCGAAATGAACAAACTCTCTCCCGAAAGCCGTGGCTTCGCTACAAGCTCGTTGTACTTGTATGTTGACGATGTTGACGCCGCCTTCGCGCAGGCCGTAGATGCCGGCTGCAATGTATGCATGCCTGTCAGTGATATGTTCTGGGGTGATCGCTACGGTCATGTGACTGATCCGTTCGGACAGGAATGGTCAATCGCAACGCATAAAGAAGACCTCAGCCCGGCTGAAATAGAAGCCAAATTCAGACAAATGAGCATGGCTTGTTCTAATAAATAG
- a CDS encoding transcriptional regulator produces MVKHYSEQLDRTFFAISDPTRRAIIGNLAAKGRCSVLELAQPFNMSLPAISKHLKLLENANLITREVKGRVHYLRLRAEPMSEASEWLANYSKFWIHQLDSLERFLMEEASSGENDADSNNDE; encoded by the coding sequence ATGGTTAAACACTATTCTGAACAACTCGACAGAACCTTCTTCGCCATCTCAGATCCAACCCGGCGTGCCATTATCGGTAATCTGGCGGCTAAGGGGAGATGTTCGGTATTGGAACTTGCTCAGCCGTTCAACATGTCATTGCCTGCCATTTCCAAACACTTGAAGTTACTTGAGAACGCTAACTTGATCACTCGCGAGGTGAAGGGGCGTGTGCATTACCTGCGCCTTCGCGCCGAACCGATGTCTGAGGCGAGTGAATGGCTGGCAAACTACAGCAAATTCTGGATTCACCAGCTTGATTCGCTTGAACGATTTTTGATGGAAGAGGCTTCATCTGGAGAAAACGATGCTGACAGCAATAACGACGAATAA
- a CDS encoding glucose 1-dehydrogenase, whose product MKSNWSLENKIALITGASKGIGLAIANEFLQLGAEVIVVARSLETLQKAFASAEHKKRIHMVAADVSDPKGRDLLFRKAGELGRLDILVNNVGTNIRKKLIDFTTDELTSVMNTNLMSALEVTKSAYPLLLKGTDASVIFMSSMASFGSVGSGVIYGATKAAMNQTTRSLAHEWSKQKIRVNAVAPGYIDTPLVEGILSKPRIRQEIEQRAMLGRVGQPEEVATVVAFLAMPVSSYITGQTIIVDGGTTAHYLDMQELMAQNP is encoded by the coding sequence GTGAAGTCAAATTGGTCGCTTGAAAATAAAATCGCATTGATCACTGGCGCCTCCAAAGGTATAGGTCTTGCGATAGCAAATGAGTTTCTTCAGTTAGGAGCGGAAGTAATAGTAGTCGCCCGTTCTCTGGAGACACTGCAAAAGGCCTTTGCGTCAGCGGAACACAAGAAGCGAATACATATGGTCGCTGCGGATGTATCAGATCCCAAAGGGCGTGACCTTTTATTTCGAAAGGCAGGCGAACTGGGAAGGTTGGACATCCTGGTAAATAATGTCGGCACAAACATCCGCAAGAAATTGATTGACTTCACAACTGATGAACTAACGTCGGTTATGAACACCAATTTGATGTCCGCACTTGAAGTTACAAAATCGGCTTACCCACTCCTGCTCAAAGGAACAGACGCTAGCGTGATATTCATGTCATCAATGGCTTCTTTTGGTTCAGTCGGATCTGGTGTCATTTATGGTGCCACGAAAGCAGCAATGAATCAGACCACACGTTCTCTTGCACATGAATGGTCCAAGCAGAAGATTCGAGTAAACGCAGTTGCGCCTGGATACATTGACACACCACTCGTTGAAGGCATTTTGAGTAAACCGAGAATTCGGCAGGAAATCGAGCAACGCGCCATGCTTGGTCGAGTAGGACAACCAGAGGAAGTCGCAACGGTAGTTGCGTTCTTAGCCATGCCCGTCTCTTCGTACATCACAGGACAAACAATTATTGTCGATGGCGGCACAACAGCTCACTACTTAGACATGCAGGAGTTAATGGCTCAAAATCCGTAG